In Sulfitobacter sp. SK012, a single window of DNA contains:
- a CDS encoding N,N-dimethylformamidase beta subunit family domain-containing protein, with amino-acid sequence MATHLKDIPLLGYVDRLSGRPGDTFNFKVSSTSAKPFQAHLMRSISADPNPEGPGIVEEDASPYFKKSTYPSVHRPFAAGSYGIGQTNVTATPASEVALSARIYPTLRSAQAQTIVGIGRYDLRIDPDGAISLAIDGRTITLGKALTLRRWYDIQARITHDTISLAQIPIGHRAEAAQNETREGIPDLALFGRPTLAAHLIDAKPAQHFNGKIEAPKVTVDGQLLCQWDLSRDISSCIVPAQAGPNLTLVNYPARAVTGSAWNGSEMNWTHKPAHYAAIHFHQDDIYDFGWDTDFTYTLPDDIPSGVYIMRIGCEEFEDAIPFFVCPPLGKPKAKLCVLVSTFTYAIYGNHARPDYKPSWQDRISDWDAYPYNPAEHPEYGLSTYNYHADGSGICHASHKRPLFNLKPGYFTFGEADCSGLRHFPADMHLISWLHAMGINYDIVTDRELHDDGAAAIAGYSAVTTGTHPEYHTSETLNALRDYRDGGGHLLYLGGNGFYWRIALHPESEDMLEIRRAEDGIRAWAAEPGEYYNAFDGTYGGLWRRNGRAPQDLVGIGFAAQGEFFGDPYRRVCTDAAYDWVFEGVKNTLIGNYGYSGNGAAGFELDHMDYTIGTPQNTVLLAQSVTRDNGFMLVPEEQLTHLTNLSGGSAKDAMHADMVLINYPGGGSVFSTGSITFCGSLPWNNFDNDVSQLLKNVVARVLPNDV; translated from the coding sequence ATGGCGACACACCTAAAAGATATCCCACTTTTGGGATATGTTGACCGCCTCTCTGGCCGACCCGGTGACACCTTTAATTTCAAAGTGTCATCTACGTCTGCGAAACCCTTCCAAGCCCACCTTATGCGATCCATCAGCGCGGATCCCAACCCCGAGGGGCCAGGCATCGTTGAGGAGGACGCATCACCCTATTTCAAGAAATCTACCTATCCATCAGTGCATCGACCCTTTGCTGCCGGCTCCTACGGTATCGGGCAGACCAACGTGACGGCCACTCCGGCATCCGAGGTTGCCCTGTCGGCACGGATTTATCCCACACTGCGCAGCGCGCAGGCTCAGACTATTGTAGGAATCGGGCGCTATGATCTTAGGATCGACCCAGATGGCGCAATCAGCCTTGCGATCGACGGGCGCACGATCACGTTGGGTAAAGCCCTGACCCTGCGGCGTTGGTATGACATCCAAGCTCGGATCACGCACGATACTATCTCTCTCGCACAAATCCCAATCGGACACCGTGCGGAAGCTGCCCAAAACGAGACGAGGGAAGGCATTCCCGATCTGGCGCTCTTTGGTCGGCCCACACTTGCAGCCCACTTGATCGACGCAAAGCCAGCACAACATTTTAACGGTAAGATTGAGGCCCCTAAAGTCACAGTAGATGGACAGTTACTTTGCCAATGGGATTTGTCGCGGGACATCTCAAGCTGCATCGTCCCTGCGCAGGCTGGACCCAACTTAACGCTGGTGAACTATCCCGCCCGCGCTGTAACCGGATCCGCTTGGAACGGATCAGAAATGAACTGGACCCACAAACCTGCGCATTATGCGGCGATCCATTTCCATCAAGACGACATCTACGATTTTGGATGGGATACCGACTTTACCTACACATTGCCCGACGATATTCCATCTGGCGTTTATATCATGCGGATTGGGTGCGAAGAATTTGAGGACGCAATCCCATTCTTTGTTTGCCCCCCATTGGGGAAACCCAAGGCAAAGCTCTGCGTACTGGTCTCGACCTTCACCTACGCCATCTACGGCAACCATGCGCGGCCTGACTACAAGCCGTCTTGGCAGGACCGGATCAGTGATTGGGACGCTTATCCGTATAACCCAGCTGAGCATCCGGAATACGGGCTATCGACCTATAACTACCACGCTGACGGGTCTGGAATTTGCCATGCATCACACAAGCGCCCACTTTTCAATCTCAAGCCCGGGTATTTCACTTTTGGCGAAGCCGACTGTTCTGGATTGCGCCATTTCCCAGCCGACATGCACCTTATTTCCTGGCTGCATGCGATGGGGATCAACTACGACATCGTTACGGACAGGGAATTGCATGATGACGGCGCGGCGGCCATTGCGGGCTATAGTGCTGTCACCACGGGTACTCATCCCGAATACCATACCAGCGAAACTTTGAACGCGCTGCGCGACTATCGTGACGGCGGCGGCCATCTGCTGTATCTTGGCGGAAACGGGTTCTATTGGCGCATTGCCTTGCACCCTGAGAGCGAAGACATGCTCGAAATCCGCCGCGCCGAAGACGGCATTCGCGCCTGGGCTGCAGAGCCCGGTGAATACTACAACGCCTTTGACGGCACCTACGGCGGCCTCTGGCGTCGCAATGGGCGTGCCCCTCAAGATCTTGTTGGGATCGGGTTCGCGGCCCAAGGCGAGTTCTTTGGTGATCCGTATCGCCGGGTCTGTACCGATGCCGCCTACGATTGGGTCTTTGAGGGTGTAAAGAACACATTGATCGGCAACTACGGGTATTCGGGGAACGGCGCTGCCGGGTTCGAGCTCGATCATATGGACTACACTATCGGTACACCCCAAAACACTGTGCTCCTGGCGCAATCTGTGACGCGCGACAACGGCTTTATGCTGGTGCCCGAGGAACAACTGACCCATCTTACAAATCTATCAGGCGGCAGCGCCAAGGACGCCATGCATGCCGATATGGTCCTAATCAACTATCCAGGCGGAGGATCCGTCTTCTCAACCGGATCCATCACGTTTTGTGGCAGTCTGCCTTGGAACAACTTCGACAACGACGTCTCTCAGCTGCTTAAAAACGTTGTGGCGCGCGTTCTTCCGAATGATGTCTGA
- a CDS encoding c-type cytochrome codes for MKRAILILLLAEMGCAPDSPSSGRTVFVNSCASCHGVTGRGDGPLAAELEVKPADLTKIAARRDGLWPMVEVMSIIDGYHRRTLPREKMPVFGDLAEGRLVPFDAGDGRLTPTPVTLIALANYLELIQDPKATGTYP; via the coding sequence ATGAAGCGCGCGATTTTGATCCTACTCTTGGCAGAAATGGGGTGTGCCCCAGATAGTCCTTCATCGGGACGTACGGTTTTTGTCAATTCCTGTGCATCTTGTCATGGTGTCACAGGTCGTGGGGACGGACCTTTGGCTGCTGAGCTTGAAGTCAAGCCAGCGGACTTGACAAAAATTGCAGCGCGGCGCGACGGTCTTTGGCCGATGGTCGAGGTAATGTCTATCATCGACGGATATCACCGCCGAACTCTTCCACGAGAGAAAATGCCGGTTTTTGGCGACTTGGCAGAAGGTAGGCTGGTCCCTTTCGATGCGGGAGATGGTAGGCTAACACCCACACCGGTTACGCTGATTGCATTAGCAAATTATCTTGAATTGATTCAGGATCCAAAGGCGACGGGAACATACCCTTGA
- a CDS encoding transposase: MPGKCIAVRRDKIPKQKFRVTNWANYNEGLRRRGDLTVWVNAEALELWSAPHRATQGGQRKYSDLAVEICLTLGVVFKQPLRQTQGLIRASFGCWASRL, translated from the coding sequence ATGCCCGGCAAGTGCATTGCTGTTCGTCGTGACAAGATCCCCAAGCAGAAGTTTCGGGTGACTAACTGGGCAAACTATAATGAAGGCCTTCGCCGCCGCGGGGATCTAACGGTTTGGGTCAATGCTGAGGCGCTTGAATTGTGGTCGGCTCCGCATCGGGCAACCCAGGGTGGCCAGCGGAAATATTCGGACCTGGCGGTTGAGATTTGTCTGACGCTGGGCGTGGTTTTTAAACAACCGCTGCGGCAAACCCAAGGTCTCATTCGAGCATCGTTCGGCTGTTGGGCGTCCAGATTGTAG
- a CDS encoding formate/nitrite transporter family protein codes for MIVENNHDAYKPAKIAALVEGAGVAKAHLPVAQMFVLAILAGAFIGFGAAAYTAVMTGVDAAYGPARLLGSVVFSLGLILVIIGGAELFTGNALMVMAAVDRKITMRMLLRSWAVVYVGNFVGAAGLAIAFGLSGILDGAVGSTAAKIPEAKAALLPFEAFVRGALCNALVCLAIWLSFAARTAAGKIMAILWPISAFVLLGLEHSVANMYFFPQGWMAGSGVTMSDALANLIWVTLGNIVGGAGGVALAYRFAYLGQSSE; via the coding sequence ATGATAGTTGAAAACAACCATGACGCCTATAAGCCTGCAAAGATCGCTGCTCTGGTAGAGGGCGCTGGTGTCGCAAAGGCACATCTTCCGGTAGCTCAGATGTTTGTGCTCGCTATCCTAGCCGGGGCGTTCATTGGATTTGGAGCTGCCGCCTACACTGCTGTGATGACCGGAGTAGATGCCGCTTATGGACCAGCAAGATTGCTGGGCAGTGTGGTGTTTTCGCTTGGCCTCATATTGGTGATCATCGGAGGGGCAGAATTATTCACTGGCAACGCGCTGATGGTGATGGCGGCCGTTGATCGAAAAATCACTATGCGCATGCTGTTGCGAAGCTGGGCTGTCGTGTATGTCGGAAACTTTGTCGGCGCGGCAGGGCTGGCTATTGCTTTCGGTCTGAGTGGCATTCTGGATGGCGCAGTGGGCAGTACAGCAGCAAAAATACCAGAAGCCAAGGCCGCGCTGCTACCATTCGAAGCCTTCGTGCGCGGTGCCTTGTGCAATGCGCTAGTGTGTCTCGCGATTTGGCTGTCTTTCGCGGCACGGACTGCGGCGGGGAAAATAATGGCTATCCTCTGGCCCATAAGTGCGTTCGTTTTGCTCGGCCTCGAACATTCAGTAGCGAATATGTACTTCTTCCCTCAGGGTTGGATGGCCGGTTCTGGGGTAACCATGAGTGATGCTTTGGCAAACCTGATTTGGGTGACCTTGGGGAATATTGTCGGCGGCGCTGGTGGCGTCGCACTGGCCTATCGATTTGCCTACCTTGGTCAGTCCAGCGAATGA
- a CDS encoding universal stress protein: MATVYQNILIPVLFDEEHHNQASFDVAKKLAGKDAKFTLLHVMEPIPGFALAEIPEDVMKKTRNRIETSVSEMAQDFAGSEAKIISGQAGRAIVDYASTNEIDCIIVASHRPGIGDFFLGSTAARVVRHATCSVHVIR; the protein is encoded by the coding sequence GTGGCAACCGTGTATCAGAATATTCTAATCCCAGTTCTTTTTGATGAAGAGCATCACAATCAGGCTTCCTTTGACGTGGCAAAGAAACTGGCAGGAAAAGATGCTAAATTTACTCTCTTACATGTAATGGAGCCAATCCCAGGCTTTGCACTTGCCGAAATACCGGAGGACGTAATGAAGAAGACTCGCAATCGTATTGAGACATCAGTGTCTGAAATGGCGCAGGATTTCGCGGGATCAGAAGCTAAGATCATTTCTGGTCAGGCTGGAAGGGCAATAGTCGACTATGCGAGCACCAACGAAATCGATTGCATTATTGTGGCATCCCACAGGCCAGGGATTGGAGACTTCTTCCTAGGGTCCACAGCCGCGCGCGTTGTGCGCCACGCAACTTGCTCAGTGCATGTAATCCGATAG
- a CDS encoding GerW family sporulation protein: protein MEDVEKLLKGTVEELDQLLNAKNVLGDPIERDGATVIPIVSYGFGFGAGGKVDQKSGNSAGTGAGGGIKPLGAIIFDKEGARVESVKGALTSMTEIAAEAATAVMDKMSASKDKSDT, encoded by the coding sequence ATGGAAGACGTTGAGAAGCTGCTGAAAGGCACGGTTGAAGAGCTCGACCAATTGTTGAACGCAAAGAACGTCCTTGGCGATCCGATTGAACGCGATGGGGCGACGGTTATCCCGATTGTTAGTTATGGCTTTGGCTTTGGTGCAGGCGGAAAGGTCGACCAAAAGTCGGGAAATTCAGCGGGAACTGGTGCCGGTGGCGGGATCAAACCTTTGGGCGCGATCATCTTTGACAAGGAAGGCGCACGCGTTGAGTCTGTCAAAGGCGCGTTGACCAGTATGACCGAGATTGCCGCTGAGGCCGCCACTGCTGTCATGGACAAAATGTCGGCGTCAAAAGACAAATCAGACACCTGA
- a CDS encoding DUF2953 domain-containing protein, giving the protein MRHVHVAELHIDADYGFSDPADTGQLSGLLMPLQYTSPLPASVLLDLRPDFTKACLKGSMTAAVRVTVAALFVPILCFAWRAFGPSR; this is encoded by the coding sequence TTGCGGCATGTTCACGTGGCGGAATTGCACATCGACGCAGACTATGGCTTTAGCGACCCTGCGGATACCGGTCAACTTTCTGGGCTGCTCATGCCGCTGCAATATACCAGCCCTTTGCCTGCATCGGTTTTGTTAGATTTGCGCCCAGATTTCACGAAGGCCTGCCTGAAAGGGAGCATGACGGCGGCCGTTCGTGTTACAGTGGCCGCGCTCTTTGTCCCTATCCTGTGCTTTGCATGGCGCGCATTCGGACCGAGCAGATGA
- a CDS encoding helix-hairpin-helix domain-containing protein produces the protein MAPQQTCEDNLSENRFVADKLEDVASLLDQQNASLFRVRAYRDAASYLRGLPHPVRLDYQSGGKRGLDDLPTIGPSIAATIAEILDTGALGLLDRLRGAADPEQVFQSVPMIGPALARQIHDDLGIDTLEALEAAAYDGRLATIKGIGPRRVESLRHSLTDMLARRRPRQAPRDRQQPSIADILAVDQAYRSNVEQLPTIKPRRFNPTGGTRLPILHTERDEWQFTALFSNSPTAHRFGKTRDWVVIYFERSDQPEAQVTVVTEHGGPLGGKRVIRGQEEACAAHYEAPDHRHLQSL, from the coding sequence ATGGCTCCCCAACAAACGTGCGAAGATAATCTGTCTGAAAACCGCTTTGTCGCCGACAAATTGGAGGATGTGGCAAGCCTTTTGGACCAGCAGAACGCCTCGCTTTTCCGCGTGCGGGCTTACCGCGATGCGGCCAGTTACCTGCGGGGACTGCCACATCCTGTCCGGCTCGACTATCAGAGCGGGGGCAAGCGTGGTCTCGATGATTTGCCCACAATCGGCCCGTCAATTGCAGCCACCATCGCCGAAATTCTTGATACTGGCGCATTGGGCCTTCTGGACCGCCTGCGCGGTGCTGCCGATCCAGAACAAGTATTTCAGTCCGTGCCGATGATTGGCCCCGCGCTGGCCCGTCAGATCCATGATGACTTGGGCATTGATACGCTGGAAGCGCTAGAGGCGGCTGCCTATGATGGGCGACTGGCCACCATCAAGGGGATCGGACCACGCCGTGTCGAAAGCCTGCGTCATTCTCTGACCGACATGCTGGCGCGCAGACGTCCCCGACAGGCCCCAAGGGATCGCCAACAGCCGTCCATCGCTGACATTCTTGCGGTTGATCAGGCCTATCGCAGCAATGTGGAGCAACTGCCCACGATCAAACCGCGCCGGTTCAATCCGACTGGTGGCACGCGTCTGCCGATCCTGCATACAGAACGAGACGAATGGCAATTTACCGCACTCTTTTCAAACAGCCCGACTGCGCATCGCTTCGGAAAAACCCGCGACTGGGTGGTGATCTATTTTGAACGCTCTGATCAGCCTGAAGCACAGGTAACCGTTGTCACCGAACATGGTGGCCCACTTGGCGGCAAACGCGTCATTCGCGGACAGGAGGAGGCCTGTGCCGCCCATTACGAAGCACCTGATCATAGGCATCTGCAATCACTATGA
- a CDS encoding F0F1 ATP synthase subunit gamma, whose protein sequence is MAQTLETLGRRTTSMRGIRSVVHTMKTLSIINLAPYEQAARAIETYHETVLEGLHAFMTRFGPLVPTSAREMRLILIVFGSDHGLCGNYNESLAGHVAGKLAEQGMDVSTVLCVGAQMADALRDQNIIIEETFFPAASVDGIGRLANLLTQRLEATRKSVHPYDMAVSLAYVTQNDTNGQGPAITPLLPLDQCLLGDLSAKPWVSRSRPCYSMPANDLFTALVRSHLFATLFRAIAEALMTENAARLALMQQAERSVDDKLEELGAETRAVRQDEITTELLDVIIGFEALKKRKEPERQ, encoded by the coding sequence ATGGCGCAAACGCTTGAAACCCTCGGGCGTCGAACGACCAGCATGCGGGGAATCCGTAGCGTCGTGCATACAATGAAAACCCTGTCCATCATCAATTTGGCCCCCTATGAGCAGGCCGCAAGGGCAATCGAGACCTATCACGAGACTGTTCTGGAGGGGCTGCATGCCTTTATGACCCGGTTCGGACCGCTGGTACCAACATCCGCCCGCGAAATGCGGCTGATCCTGATCGTCTTCGGGTCGGATCACGGGTTGTGCGGCAACTACAACGAGTCGCTAGCGGGCCATGTGGCAGGGAAGCTGGCCGAACAGGGCATGGATGTGTCGACGGTGCTCTGTGTCGGCGCGCAGATGGCAGATGCGTTGAGGGACCAGAACATCATCATCGAAGAGACGTTTTTTCCCGCAGCATCTGTTGACGGGATTGGGCGTCTGGCAAACCTTCTCACGCAGCGTCTGGAAGCGACCCGCAAATCGGTCCATCCGTACGATATGGCTGTATCCCTTGCTTATGTCACGCAAAACGACACCAACGGACAGGGGCCGGCCATCACCCCCTTGCTGCCACTTGATCAATGCCTTCTGGGCGACCTGAGCGCAAAGCCTTGGGTGTCGCGCAGCCGACCTTGCTATTCGATGCCTGCGAATGACCTGTTCACGGCGTTAGTGCGCAGCCATCTATTCGCCACGCTGTTTCGTGCCATTGCCGAGGCACTGATGACCGAAAACGCCGCACGTCTGGCGCTGATGCAGCAAGCAGAGAGATCGGTTGATGACAAGCTGGAGGAGCTTGGCGCAGAAACTCGCGCTGTGCGTCAGGATGAAATAACTACGGAGTTGCTCGATGTGATCATCGGGTTTGAGGCGTTGAAAAAGCGAAAAGAACCCGAACGGCAGTGA
- a CDS encoding F0F1 ATP synthase subunit alpha — MTNAATNPMSGPDALVEALLASPSPSPRLSEVGRVAEVADGIAIVTGLERALSDELLRFASGMQGIVLDLEPGRLGVVLLGPSDCVSVGERVTRSHKVVSTRVGPALLGRVVDALGNPRDGKGQIKTEATRPVEAEAPQILDRQAITRPLATGIKAIDAAVPVGLGQRELIIGDRQTGKTSLAVDAILNQKTTGVICVYCAIGQRGDAVAKVIGALRDGDMMENSIVMSAGDEDAAGLAYVAPYAAMTMAEYFASQAKDVLVILDDMTHHARSYRELSLLLRRPPGREAFPGDIFYIHARLLERAGQFTSSAGGGSITVLPVVETQAENLAAYIPTNLISITDGQIYLSPRLVRKNQFPAVDLGVSVSRVGGKAQSKAFRSVAGNLRVTLSQFEELEDFARFGTRLDDATRARLTRGAAVRAALRQPERDPIPAVEQLTVLVAAMEGQFDGLSEPETIQVMSGLRSIAKRDLGDVVTRISENAPLADYDRTRMVELGRKARANLREKNGANA, encoded by the coding sequence ATGACCAACGCAGCCACCAACCCGATGTCAGGCCCCGACGCGCTTGTAGAAGCGCTTTTGGCCAGCCCATCCCCGTCACCGCGCCTCAGCGAGGTCGGGAGGGTGGCCGAGGTAGCGGACGGTATCGCCATTGTAACCGGGCTGGAACGTGCATTGTCCGACGAGTTGCTCCGTTTTGCCAGTGGTATGCAGGGTATCGTTCTCGATCTGGAACCGGGCCGCCTTGGTGTTGTCCTGCTTGGCCCCAGCGACTGCGTGTCGGTGGGCGAACGCGTCACACGCTCCCACAAGGTCGTCAGCACACGGGTCGGTCCCGCGCTGTTGGGCCGCGTTGTCGATGCGCTTGGCAATCCAAGAGATGGCAAAGGCCAGATCAAGACCGAAGCGACGCGACCGGTGGAGGCGGAGGCCCCCCAAATCCTCGACAGGCAGGCCATTACGCGGCCGCTGGCGACGGGGATCAAGGCAATCGACGCCGCCGTACCTGTGGGCCTTGGACAGCGCGAACTGATCATCGGTGACCGTCAAACCGGCAAGACATCGCTGGCGGTGGATGCGATCCTGAACCAGAAGACGACCGGCGTGATCTGTGTCTACTGCGCCATCGGCCAACGTGGCGATGCGGTGGCCAAAGTCATCGGGGCGCTTCGTGACGGCGACATGATGGAGAACAGTATCGTAATGTCGGCGGGCGACGAGGATGCGGCAGGCCTTGCCTATGTTGCTCCCTACGCGGCAATGACTATGGCAGAGTATTTCGCGAGCCAAGCCAAGGATGTTCTGGTCATACTGGATGACATGACCCACCATGCACGGTCATACCGGGAGCTATCGCTTTTGCTTCGCCGTCCGCCGGGGCGCGAGGCCTTTCCGGGCGACATTTTTTACATCCATGCGCGGTTGCTGGAGCGGGCAGGGCAGTTCACCTCGTCCGCCGGGGGCGGTTCCATCACGGTTCTGCCAGTGGTCGAAACGCAAGCGGAAAACCTCGCAGCCTATATCCCCACCAACCTCATCTCCATCACCGATGGGCAGATATATCTTTCGCCGCGTCTTGTGCGCAAAAATCAGTTCCCCGCGGTCGATTTAGGTGTGTCGGTGTCGCGCGTGGGCGGCAAGGCGCAGTCTAAGGCGTTCCGGTCCGTAGCCGGAAACCTGCGCGTGACTCTTTCGCAGTTCGAAGAATTGGAAGACTTCGCCCGTTTTGGCACCAGGCTCGACGACGCGACACGTGCCCGCTTGACACGTGGGGCGGCGGTGAGGGCTGCTTTGCGACAGCCGGAACGCGATCCGATCCCCGCCGTCGAACAGTTAACTGTTTTGGTGGCGGCGATGGAGGGACAGTTCGATGGATTAAGTGAGCCTGAAACGATCCAGGTCATGAGCGGGCTCAGGTCGATCGCGAAGCGAGACCTTGGCGATGTCGTTACGCGCATTTCTGAGAACGCTCCGCTTGCCGACTACGACCGGACCAGAATGGTGGAGTTGGGTCGAAAGGCACGCGCAAACTTGAGAGAGAAAAATGGCGCAAACGCTTGA
- a CDS encoding F0F1 ATP synthase subunit B family protein yields MSIDWITVAAQIANFLVLVWLLRRFLYRPILDGIDAREAEIKNRMQEAVLAKEKAQAAEQEHLDQVRALNAKQSDMAEAVRQDAETQRDALLDEARKRLEKERVAWAVHLEEERHKYAAKLQCAGGGALLSLTRKALSDLADETLEGRIAHNLAKRIEPMAEDLRVAAGQSKTATVTSQGKFSQSARDDLTAHLQSVFPDIPVQFETDADQPPGVMLRIGGAQLDWTVDGYIDGLSDLLDAQLAAGVDLKMAST; encoded by the coding sequence ATGTCGATTGACTGGATCACGGTGGCCGCCCAGATCGCCAATTTTCTGGTACTTGTCTGGCTTCTGAGGCGATTTTTGTACCGCCCTATTCTGGATGGGATTGACGCCCGTGAGGCCGAGATCAAAAACCGGATGCAGGAAGCCGTGCTTGCAAAGGAAAAGGCGCAGGCAGCGGAACAGGAGCATCTGGATCAGGTTAGGGCGCTGAATGCTAAACAATCCGACATGGCAGAGGCTGTGCGACAGGACGCCGAGACACAGCGCGACGCCCTCTTGGATGAAGCGCGCAAACGGCTGGAGAAAGAACGCGTTGCCTGGGCTGTGCATCTGGAGGAAGAGAGGCACAAATATGCCGCGAAATTGCAGTGCGCAGGCGGTGGTGCCTTGCTGTCTTTGACCCGCAAGGCGCTGAGTGATCTTGCGGATGAGACGCTGGAAGGTCGAATTGCCCATAATCTTGCCAAACGGATTGAACCGATGGCCGAAGATCTGCGTGTTGCTGCGGGACAAAGCAAGACGGCGACTGTCACTAGCCAAGGTAAGTTTTCCCAATCTGCTCGAGACGATCTGACAGCCCATTTGCAGAGCGTGTTCCCGGACATTCCAGTTCAGTTCGAAACCGATGCGGACCAGCCTCCCGGCGTCATGCTGCGGATCGGTGGCGCTCAACTGGATTGGACGGTCGATGGCTATATCGACGGCCTGAGCGATCTGCTGGACGCGCAACTGGCCGCTGGTGTTGATCTAAAGATGGCTTCGACATGA
- a CDS encoding F0F1 ATP synthase subunit C: MTDLGIIAGISIFTAGLTVSFGAIGPALGEGRTASSALSAIAQQPDAASAISRTLFVSLAMIESTAIYCFVVAMILIFANPFWNAAVAAAQATGS, from the coding sequence ATGACAGACCTTGGCATCATCGCCGGCATTTCGATCTTTACCGCAGGATTAACCGTCTCCTTCGGAGCAATCGGTCCCGCGCTTGGTGAAGGACGTACCGCTTCATCCGCGTTAAGCGCGATCGCGCAGCAACCCGACGCGGCATCTGCTATTTCCAGAACGCTGTTCGTCAGTCTTGCCATGATCGAGTCTACTGCCATCTATTGTTTTGTCGTTGCGATGATCCTGATTTTCGCCAACCCATTCTGGAACGCCGCAGTGGCTGCCGCTCAGGCGACAGGAAGCTGA
- a CDS encoding F0F1 ATP synthase subunit A, producing the protein MNLSPDQTIMFEAWGYGVNATIFYTWIVMALLTVASLLITRNLRPDVPPNRWRTMLEVIVQGIQSQIKEVAQGPSDYLLYYAGTLFLFVAMSNLLLVVPGFEPPTASLSTTTALALSVLIAVPLFGITSRGLGGYLKTYLDPSFIMLPFNIISEFSRGISLAIRLYGNIMSGAVIAAILLSVAPFFFPVVMDVLGLLTGMIQAYIFAILATVYISSATAPPKPSQPEKEIP; encoded by the coding sequence ATGAATCTGTCGCCGGATCAGACAATCATGTTCGAGGCCTGGGGCTATGGGGTCAACGCGACGATTTTCTATACATGGATCGTTATGGCGCTGCTGACTGTGGCGTCCCTTCTGATCACCCGAAATCTGCGCCCCGACGTGCCGCCAAATCGCTGGAGGACCATGTTGGAGGTCATTGTGCAAGGCATTCAAAGCCAGATCAAAGAAGTTGCGCAAGGCCCATCCGACTACCTGCTATACTACGCAGGTACGCTGTTTTTGTTTGTCGCCATGTCAAACCTGTTGCTGGTTGTTCCAGGGTTCGAGCCGCCGACGGCTTCGTTGTCTACGACAACGGCGCTGGCGCTATCGGTGCTTATCGCAGTTCCCTTGTTCGGCATCACCAGCCGGGGTTTGGGCGGATATCTCAAGACCTATCTTGATCCGTCTTTTATCATGCTGCCGTTCAATATCATATCGGAATTCTCGCGCGGGATATCGCTGGCGATCCGGCTTTACGGCAACATCATGAGCGGGGCCGTTATCGCGGCCATTCTGCTCAGCGTGGCACCCTTCTTCTTTCCTGTCGTTATGGATGTGCTCGGCCTGCTGACCGGCATGATCCAAGCCTATATCTTTGCAATCTTGGCTACGGTCTACATCTCCAGCGCGACGGCACCTCCCAAACCATCACAACCTGAAAAGGAAATCCCATGA
- a CDS encoding N-ATPase subunit AtpR, translating to MIVVDWNAVALGLAIGAATSMVFFAGLGLGMRLALLTERPINILVLSALLRIAVLLGIGWAVAFYLGPFVLAGFALAFFIVRTVATAIARAGVPFRDAP from the coding sequence ATGATTGTTGTGGACTGGAACGCGGTGGCGTTAGGATTGGCTATTGGTGCTGCCACATCAATGGTGTTTTTCGCTGGCCTCGGCTTAGGGATGCGTCTGGCGCTTCTGACAGAGCGGCCGATCAACATATTAGTTTTAAGTGCCCTTCTGCGGATTGCGGTCCTTCTGGGGATAGGTTGGGCTGTAGCTTTCTATCTTGGCCCATTCGTCTTGGCAGGATTTGCTTTAGCATTTTTCATTGTGCGTACAGTCGCGACTGCAATCGCTCGCGCGGGTGTACCTTTCAGGGATGCGCCATGA
- a CDS encoding AtpZ/AtpI family protein encodes MTPKPDKSAEDIARHAKRLKSARDDPGPSPLRGIGTFGMIGWSIAVPTVGGAFLGLWLDRVAPQSFSWTIALILGGVVIGAFIAASWINKEGGDK; translated from the coding sequence ATGACGCCCAAACCCGACAAATCGGCTGAGGATATCGCCCGTCACGCAAAGCGGTTGAAATCCGCTCGCGACGATCCGGGCCCAAGCCCGCTGCGCGGTATCGGCACCTTTGGCATGATCGGCTGGTCCATTGCGGTGCCGACCGTTGGCGGAGCTTTTCTGGGGCTCTGGCTCGATCGGGTGGCACCCCAAAGCTTTTCATGGACCATCGCCCTAATCTTGGGCGGGGTCGTTATAGGGGCCTTTATTGCCGCGTCGTGGATTAACAAAGAAGGAGGCGACAAATGA